Sequence from the Egibacter rhizosphaerae genome:
GACCGCCGACCACACCGCGAGTGAGCCCATGGACGCCCACCGGATCCGCCACACCTTCCTCGAGTTCTTCCGGTCGAAGGACCACCGAGTCCGCCAGTCGGCGTCGCTGATCCCCAACGACCCGACGATGCTGCTGACGATCGCGGGCATGGTGCCGTTCAAGCCGTACTTCCTGGGCGAGGCCGTGCCGGACCACCCGCGCGCCGCGACCGTGCAGAAGTCCGCCCGCACGGTCGACATCGAGAACGTCGGGTACACCACCCGCCACCTGACGTTCTTCGAGATGCTCGGCAACTTCAGCTTCGGGGACTACTTCAAGCGCGAGGCGATCCGCTGGGCGTGGGAGCTGTCGACGACGCCGCAGGAGCAGGGCGGGTTCGGGTTCGAGCCGGAGCGGATCTGGGCCACGGTGTTCGAGGAGGACGACGAGTCCGCGCAGCTCTGGCTCGAGGAGACCGACGTCCCCGCCGAGCGCATCCAGCGCATCGGCGTGCCCGAGGGGTCGAGCCGGCTCGACGCCTCGGACAACTACTGGTCGCTCGGCGGGGCCGGTCCCTGCGGCCCGTGCAGCGAGCTCTACTACGACCGTGGTCCCGAGCACGGACCCGACGGCGGTCCGCTGGTCGACGAGACCCGGTTCCTGGAGTTCTGGAACCTCGTCTTCATGCAGTACGAGCAGGACGCCGACGGCAACGTGCTCGGCGAGCTGCCCCAGCAGAACGTCGACACCGGCATGGGCTTCGAGCGCATGGCGATGCTGCTGCAGGACGTGCCGAACGTCTACGAGACCGACGTGCTGCGCCCGATCCTCGACCGCGCCGCCGACGTCACCGGCATCGGCTACGGCGAGCGCGAGGACGCCGACGTGAGCCTGCGCGTGCTGGCCGAGCACACGCGCTCGGCCTCGTTCCTGATCGCCGACGGGGTGCTGCCGTCGAACGAGGGCCGCGGCTACGTGCTGCGCCGGCTGCTGCGGCGCGCGGTCAAGCATGCCCGCAGCCTCGGCCACGAGGGCGCGGTCATGCCCGCGATGACCGACGCGGTCCGACAGACCCTGGGTGACGCCTGGTCCGAGCTCGTCGAGCAGCGCGAGCTCGTCGACCGCGTCTGCGCCAGCGAGGAGGAGCACTTCACCAGGACGCTCGCCTACGGCACGGGCATGCTCGACGAGGCGATCGCCAAGGCCAAGGCCGAGGGGTGGTCCCACGTGCCCGCGGCGACCGCGTTCACGCTGCACGACACCTACGGCTTCCCGGTCGACCTCACCGTGGAGATCGCGCGCGAGCAGGGCCTCGATCTCGACCGCGACGCCTTCGCCGAGCACATGGAGGCCCAGCGTGCGCGCTCGCGAGCGGGAGCGAAGGGCGGGGACGGCACGGCGGTCCCGATCGAGACCTACCGCGAGGCGGTCGCACGGACCGGTCCCAGCGACTTCATCGGGTACACGCGCACCGACACCGAGACGCCGCTGGCGGCGCTGCTGTCCCGCGAGGGTCTGCGTGACCGGGCGGAGGAGGGCGACGAGGTCGAGGTCGTGCTGCCTCGCACGCCGTTCTACGCCGAGGGCGGCGGCCAGCTCGGCGACCACGGCGTGATCGAGACCGAGACCGGCCGCCTCGAGGTCGTCGACACGTTCGAGCCGCTCGAGGGGCTGTACGCGCACCGGGCCCGGGTGGCCAGCGGTGAGGTGCGCACCGGTCAGGACGCCCACGCCGCGATCGACCTCGACCGGCGCGTGTCGATCACCCGCGGGCACACCGCCACCCACATCCTGCACGCGACGTTGAAGGAGGTGGTCGGCGACCACGCGGTGCAGGCGGGCTCGGCGATCGACGCGGGACGGTTCCGCTTCGACTTCCCGCACTTCGAGGCGGTGGCCCGGGACCAGCTCTCCGAGGTGGAGGAGTGGGTCAACGCGCGGATCGCCGCCGACCCGGAGATCGACGTGGTCGAGACGTCGATCGACGAAGCCCAGCGGATGGGCGCGATCGCGCTGTTCGGGGAGAAGTACGGCGAGCACGTGCGCGTGGTCCGCATCGGGGACTTCTCCAAGGAGCTGTGCGGGGGCACGCACGTGCACCGCACCCCGGAGGTGGGGCTGTTCACCGTGCTCGCCGAGGGCTCGATCGCCGCGAACCTGCGGCGCATCGAGGCGGTCACCGGCCCCGAAGCCTTCCAGCACCTGGCGCGCGAGCGGATGGTCGCCGAGCAGGTCGCGCACCTGCTGAACGTCGGGACCGACGAGGCGGTCCAACGCGTCGAGGCGCTGCTCGAGCGCGTGAAAGCCGCGGAGAAGGCCGCGCAGCAGGCGCGCCAGGACGCCCTCATGGCCCGCGGTGCCGCGCTGCTGGACGACGCGGAGCGATTGCCGGGACCCGACGGCGGGTCGGTCGGCCTCCTGGCCGCCGGTGTCGAGGGCGCGGACCGCGACGGTCTCAAGATCCTCGCCGCCGACCTGCGCAACCGGCTCGGCAGCGGCGTGGTCGTCCTCGGGACCACGACTCCCGACGGCAAGGCCTCGCTCGTCGCGGTGGTGTCGCCCGACCTCGGCATCGAGGCGGCCGACGTGCTGCGGCCGGGTGCCGAGACGGTGGGCGGCGGCGCGGGCGGCCGCGGCGAGCTCGCCCAGGCCGGCGGCAAGGAGGGCGACCGGCTCGGCGACGCACTCGAGGCGAGCCGGCGCGAGGCGCGCGAGCGGCTCGGAGCGGCGTGAGCGAGGCGGCGGCGTGAACGAGACGCCTGGGGGGCGGCGCGCGCTCGGGGTCGATGTCGGCAGCGTGCGCGTCGGCATCGCCATCAGCGACCCCGATCGCACGGTCGCCACGCCCGTGGAGACCCTCTCCGCGAGCGAGGTGGGTGCGAGCGGCCGCACCCGACCCGGGGATCCCGGGGGCGACGAGCGCGCGTGGGCCGCGGACCTGGCGGACCGCCTCGTCGCGCTCGCGGCCGAGCGTGACGCGGGCGTCGTCGTGATCGGGTTGCCGAGGGGCCTCTCCGGTCGGGACACGGCGAGCACCCGTAGCGCCCGGGCGGTGGCCGCCGCCGTCGAGGAGGCCGGCCTCGCCGTGGAGCTGTGGGACGAGCGCCTCTCGACCGCGGAGGCGGAGCGGACCATGCGTGCCCAGGGCTCCGGACGCCGCGAGCGGCGCACGGTGCGGGACCGGGTGGCCGCCGTCCTCATCCTTCAGGGATGGTTGGACGCGAACCGAACGTAGACGTGCGAGGATCGGGGTCATGCGCTTGTCACGCGGGTCGGCGCTATTCCTGATCGTCCTGGTCGGGCTCGCCGTCGTGGCCGTCCTCGGGGTCCGCGCTCTGCTGCCTGGGGAACCCTCCGAGGATCTCGGCGACGAGGTCGCCGTCGAGATTCCTGACGGCGCGAACGTCGACGACGTCGCGACGATGCTGGCCGAGGACGACGTCATCGACAGCGAGTGGCGTTTCCGGCTCGCCGCCCGGTTCGACGCGCGGGCGAACCAGATCCGCGCCGGCGAGTACACCCTGCGCGAGGGCATGAGCGCGACCCAGGTCTTCGACCGGTTCGCCGAGGGGCCACCTCCGCCGCCGACGTTCACCGTGACCGTCCCCGAGGGTCTTACGGTGCCCCAGACCCTCGAGCGCATCGCCGAGGCCGGCGGCAGCCCTCACGAGGTCGAGGACCTCGAGGAGGGGCTGGTGCAGATCAGCCTGCCCGAGTGGGTTCCCAGCGACCTGCCTGAGGGCGCGCAGCAGTTCGAGGGCCTGCTCGCGCCGGCGACCTACGAGTTCGAGGAAGAGACCCCCGCTGCGGAGATCCTGGCCGAGCTCGTTCGGACGACCGACGACCGCCTCAGCGGGATCGAACCCGAGGTGGACTGGGAGCAGTACGAGCTGCTGACCGTCGCCAGCCTCATCGAGCGGGAGGTGCGCATCGACGAGGAACGGCCCGTCGTCGCGAGCGTGGTCGCCAACCGCCTCGAGGACGAGCGCTTGCTGCAGATCGACGCGACCGTCCAGTACGCCCAGGACGAGCATCAGGGTCGCTTGCTCTTCGAGGACCTCGAGATCGACTCGGCCTGGAACACCTACGAGGTCGAAGGGCTGCCGCCGACCCCGATCGCCGCGCCGGGGCGGGCCGCCCTCGAGTCCGCGGCCCATCCGGCGAATACCGACTACCGGTACTACGTGGTGTGCGACACCGAGACCGGGGAGCACGCCTTCGCCGAGCACGACGAGGCGCACCAGCAGAACGTCGCCCGGTTCCGCGAGATCCAGGACGACGGGGGCCGCTTCTGCGACGACACGTGACCACCGCCCGCACCGGACCCGGCCGGCCATGACCACCGCCGCCACCTGGCTGGTCGCGCTGCTCGGCCAGCCCGTCGGGCATTCCGGCTCACCCGCGATCCACACCGCCGCCTTCGCCGCGGCCGGCGTCGACGCGGCCTACCTCGCGTTCGAGGTCGCGCCGGAGCGGCTCGCCACGGCGGTCTCCGGGCTGCGGGCCCTGGGGGCGCTCGGCGCGAACGTGACCGTCCCCCACAAGACGGCGGCGCTCGCGCTCGCCGACGCCGCGACCGAGGAGGCGCAGCTCGTCGGTGCCGCCAACACGCTCTTCTGGCGGACCGGATCGACCGGTGAGGCCGTGCTGACCGCCGACAACACCGACGCGGCAGGGCTCGAACGCGAGCTGCGCGACGACCTCGGCCTCGTCGCCGGGGACACGGTCGTGCTCTTCGGCTCGGGCGGGGCGGCCCGGGCGGCGGCGGTCGCGCTGGGGCGCGTCGGCGCGCGGGTCGAGGTCTCGGCCCGGAGGGCCGAGGCGGCCGGGGAGATCGCGGAGCTCGCCGCGCGGGCAGGAGCGGTCCCGGACGAGGTCGGCGAGCCGCGGTGCGTCATCAACGCGACCCCGCTGGGTCTTGCCGGCGAGTCCCTGCCCGCGCGGTTCATGACGCTCGGGGACGGCCAGATCGCCCTCGACCTGGTCTACGGGGTGTCCGAGACCCCGTTCCTGCGGGCGGGCGCAGCGGGCGGTGCCACCGTTCGCGACGGCACGGGGATGCTCATCGAGCAGGCCGCCCTCGCGTTCGAGCGATGGATCGGGTCGGCGCCGCCCCGGTCGGCGATGCGGGCCGCGCTGGCCACCTGAGGCACTTCTCGTCAACCGACCGATCTCCGGTGACCTCGCTCCGGGCCGTCAAGTAACCCCGGAGGTCTGCCGACATCCCCGACGGAGCACCCTTTGGCGCGGGCCGCTCCGATGGCCGACGGACCGGTTCCAGCGAGACGAGGACGCGCATGAGTGGCCAGGTGGATGCCCGACATCTTCCCGAGGAGCGGGAGGACTCGCTCGACGTGCGACTCGTCGAGGCCCTGGAGCGGCTCATCGGACAACTGCGCGATGTCGCCGCCGCCGCGGTCGTGAGCCTCGACGGCCTCACGATGGCCTCCGCCGTGCCCGACGACATCGACGAGGAGCACGTCGGCGCGATGGCCGCCGCCCTGCTCTCGCTCGGCGAGCAGGCCGCGGTCGGGCTGGGCCGGGGTCAGCTGCGCGAGCTGCTGGTCGACGCCGAGGGCGGGCTGGTGTGCTGCCTGTCCGCCGGCGAGGAGGCCGTGCTGCTCGCGGTGACCGAGCCCGACGCCAAGCTCGGGTTGGTCCGCTACGAGCTGCGCCGGGCCGCGGCCGACATCGCCGATGCCCTGGCCCACGCCAGCGTGCCGGAGGGTCCTTCGGTCCCCGCGGGGAAGGGTTCTTCGGCCCCTGCGCCCGACGGTCCTTCTGACACGACGCCGGATGCCTCCACGCGCGGGCTCGAGGAGTTCGCCGCCCTGGCCGACGCGGGTGTCCGATGGCGTGACCGCTCGGTCGACGTGTTCGGCGACGAGTTGTCAAGCGACCACCGCCAGGGGCACCCACCGACCACCACTCCCGCCGAGACCTAGCTCCGCGGGATCCCCCACCCGCCGTCCCGTCCCCCCGC
This genomic interval carries:
- the ruvX gene encoding Holliday junction resolvase RuvX: MNETPGGRRALGVDVGSVRVGIAISDPDRTVATPVETLSASEVGASGRTRPGDPGGDERAWAADLADRLVALAAERDAGVVVIGLPRGLSGRDTASTRSARAVAAAVEEAGLAVELWDERLSTAEAERTMRAQGSGRRERRTVRDRVAAVLILQGWLDANRT
- a CDS encoding roadblock/LC7 domain-containing protein; its protein translation is MSGQVDARHLPEEREDSLDVRLVEALERLIGQLRDVAAAAVVSLDGLTMASAVPDDIDEEHVGAMAAALLSLGEQAAVGLGRGQLRELLVDAEGGLVCCLSAGEEAVLLAVTEPDAKLGLVRYELRRAAADIADALAHASVPEGPSVPAGKGSSAPAPDGPSDTTPDASTRGLEEFAALADAGVRWRDRSVDVFGDELSSDHRQGHPPTTTPAET
- the alaS gene encoding alanine--tRNA ligase: MDAHRIRHTFLEFFRSKDHRVRQSASLIPNDPTMLLTIAGMVPFKPYFLGEAVPDHPRAATVQKSARTVDIENVGYTTRHLTFFEMLGNFSFGDYFKREAIRWAWELSTTPQEQGGFGFEPERIWATVFEEDDESAQLWLEETDVPAERIQRIGVPEGSSRLDASDNYWSLGGAGPCGPCSELYYDRGPEHGPDGGPLVDETRFLEFWNLVFMQYEQDADGNVLGELPQQNVDTGMGFERMAMLLQDVPNVYETDVLRPILDRAADVTGIGYGEREDADVSLRVLAEHTRSASFLIADGVLPSNEGRGYVLRRLLRRAVKHARSLGHEGAVMPAMTDAVRQTLGDAWSELVEQRELVDRVCASEEEHFTRTLAYGTGMLDEAIAKAKAEGWSHVPAATAFTLHDTYGFPVDLTVEIAREQGLDLDRDAFAEHMEAQRARSRAGAKGGDGTAVPIETYREAVARTGPSDFIGYTRTDTETPLAALLSREGLRDRAEEGDEVEVVLPRTPFYAEGGGQLGDHGVIETETGRLEVVDTFEPLEGLYAHRARVASGEVRTGQDAHAAIDLDRRVSITRGHTATHILHATLKEVVGDHAVQAGSAIDAGRFRFDFPHFEAVARDQLSEVEEWVNARIAADPEIDVVETSIDEAQRMGAIALFGEKYGEHVRVVRIGDFSKELCGGTHVHRTPEVGLFTVLAEGSIAANLRRIEAVTGPEAFQHLARERMVAEQVAHLLNVGTDEAVQRVEALLERVKAAEKAAQQARQDALMARGAALLDDAERLPGPDGGSVGLLAAGVEGADRDGLKILAADLRNRLGSGVVVLGTTTPDGKASLVAVVSPDLGIEAADVLRPGAETVGGGAGGRGELAQAGGKEGDRLGDALEASRREARERLGAA
- the mltG gene encoding endolytic transglycosylase MltG, giving the protein MRLSRGSALFLIVLVGLAVVAVLGVRALLPGEPSEDLGDEVAVEIPDGANVDDVATMLAEDDVIDSEWRFRLAARFDARANQIRAGEYTLREGMSATQVFDRFAEGPPPPPTFTVTVPEGLTVPQTLERIAEAGGSPHEVEDLEEGLVQISLPEWVPSDLPEGAQQFEGLLAPATYEFEEETPAAEILAELVRTTDDRLSGIEPEVDWEQYELLTVASLIEREVRIDEERPVVASVVANRLEDERLLQIDATVQYAQDEHQGRLLFEDLEIDSAWNTYEVEGLPPTPIAAPGRAALESAAHPANTDYRYYVVCDTETGEHAFAEHDEAHQQNVARFREIQDDGGRFCDDT
- the aroE gene encoding shikimate dehydrogenase, with the translated sequence MTTAATWLVALLGQPVGHSGSPAIHTAAFAAAGVDAAYLAFEVAPERLATAVSGLRALGALGANVTVPHKTAALALADAATEEAQLVGAANTLFWRTGSTGEAVLTADNTDAAGLERELRDDLGLVAGDTVVLFGSGGAARAAAVALGRVGARVEVSARRAEAAGEIAELAARAGAVPDEVGEPRCVINATPLGLAGESLPARFMTLGDGQIALDLVYGVSETPFLRAGAAGGATVRDGTGMLIEQAALAFERWIGSAPPRSAMRAALAT